In a single window of the Verrucomicrobiota bacterium genome:
- a CDS encoding NTP transferase domain-containing protein, giving the protein MKTPLLGLVLAGGKSSRMGRDKAELRYHDAETQLERSVRLLQPFCEEVFVSLSQGDERKLPFKASPLYDSLPKIRGPLCGILSAHLEEPNSDWLILACDLPNLEESSLSKLVETFYKNTHPIPVCYRSHNNGLPEPLCTIYPASVCESFLQEVQAKGTSSPRDLLKNTKIAMIDPIDSHSLDNINTPEEYLAFCERK; this is encoded by the coding sequence ATGAAAACACCGCTACTTGGGCTGGTTCTCGCTGGAGGGAAGAGTTCCCGAATGGGCCGCGACAAGGCGGAACTTCGCTATCACGACGCAGAGACCCAGTTGGAGCGTTCGGTAAGGCTCCTCCAGCCTTTCTGTGAAGAGGTCTTCGTTTCTTTAAGCCAAGGCGACGAGAGAAAACTGCCTTTCAAAGCAAGTCCGCTCTACGACTCGCTCCCCAAGATCAGGGGACCACTCTGCGGTATTCTATCTGCTCATCTCGAGGAACCGAATTCGGACTGGCTGATTCTCGCATGCGATCTGCCAAACCTTGAGGAATCGTCTCTTTCCAAACTCGTCGAAACATTTTACAAGAACACCCACCCGATCCCGGTTTGCTATCGCAGCCACAACAACGGTTTGCCCGAGCCTCTATGCACCATTTATCCAGCCTCTGTATGCGAGTCCTTTCTCCAGGAGGTACAAGCAAAGGGAACATCCAGTCCCCGCGATCTCCTAAAGAACACGAAGATAGCAATGATTGATCCGATAGATTCGCACAGTCTCGACAACATCAATACACCGGAAGAGTATTTGGCGTTTTGCGAAAGAAAATGA
- a CDS encoding ion transporter, giving the protein MNEKELILLASHPDLPSWRGRLAKWVESKRVQRFIIGVILVNALVLGMETSSEAMDRFGVILIVIDKLCLLVFLVEIGVKLAAYRLHYFRNGWNWFDFLVVAVALVPGAGPWAVLRSLRILRVLRLLTAVPSLKRVVAAFIHAIPGLSGVILVMSIFFYTMGVLATNLFGDAFPQWFGTLGASLFSLFQIMTLESWSMGIVRPVMETFPWSWAFFVPFIIVATFTILNLFIGIIVSTMQELSALPDPKLPKTDLKQTLLRMEKDLATVKTILDREG; this is encoded by the coding sequence ATGAATGAAAAAGAACTGATTCTCCTCGCATCTCATCCTGATCTACCATCTTGGCGTGGACGCCTCGCCAAGTGGGTCGAATCAAAGCGAGTGCAGCGATTCATTATCGGAGTGATTCTCGTGAATGCACTGGTCCTGGGAATGGAGACGTCCAGCGAGGCAATGGATCGCTTTGGGGTGATTCTGATTGTAATCGATAAGCTCTGTCTTCTCGTTTTTCTTGTAGAGATCGGGGTAAAGCTAGCTGCCTATCGGCTTCACTATTTCCGAAACGGATGGAACTGGTTCGACTTTTTGGTGGTTGCCGTAGCACTGGTACCGGGTGCTGGACCGTGGGCCGTTCTCCGGTCGTTACGAATTCTGCGGGTCCTCCGCCTTTTGACGGCGGTGCCCAGTCTCAAACGCGTCGTCGCTGCCTTCATCCATGCAATCCCGGGTCTCTCCGGCGTGATCCTCGTGATGAGCATTTTCTTTTACACAATGGGAGTGCTGGCGACCAACCTCTTCGGAGACGCGTTCCCCCAATGGTTTGGTACCTTGGGCGCGAGCCTGTTCTCTCTCTTTCAGATCATGACCCTGGAAAGCTGGTCGATGGGAATTGTGAGGCCGGTCATGGAGACCTTTCCGTGGTCTTGGGCGTTCTTCGTTCCATTCATTATCGTCGCTACCTTCACGATCCTGAATCTCTTCATTGGAATTATCGTTTCGACGATGCAGGAACTCTCGGCCCTTCCCGACCCAAAACTCCCAAAAACAGATTTAAAACAAACCCTCCTTCGGATGGAAAAGGATCTCGCGACGGTAAAGACTATTTTGGATCGAGAAGGTTGA
- the mutS gene encoding DNA mismatch repair protein MutS yields the protein MTAKKETPMMRQYRSVKKDLPEGCLLLFRLGDFYEMFEEDAETGARVLGITLTKRHDMPMAGIPYHAADNYIQKVLDAGLKVAICEQTEVPKAGKLVERALTRILTPGTVLEDKQLDPRSGAWLASINWDKRGLHAAWLDLSAGLFEIASETNVEDLVSCIDALGPTEILIPSHLNRGNLPEDLDWLIRNSTVTELDREETESRDPAGEVARTLGALSLDGFGIAADHPGLGPAATLIRYTSEMLRAQPGNLRFLRWRRLSDTVLLDSSTLRNLEIFSVTQGGRKGSLIDCFDHCVTAAGSRLLERWFANPVHDLSELGRRQSLVGLFHDQTIEAAEIRDLLRQTRDLVRILGRLQNKIRNPRELGGIRDTLRQLPQIAGFLNRLSQPEAMKIARRIGDFSDLRTTLEKTLSDELPGSLNEGGVLRDGYDPELDRLRSLVRNARTWVSDREQEERRKTGIKNLRIKYNGSFGYFIEVTKANLSLVPDDYLRKQTMTNAERYYTVELKEKEKEILNAEGKAIELEEELFRDLIEAVLREADRLTQAAEALAECDLLIAWAELARQRDYVRPVVDTGTSIEVINGRHPIIEESLRHSPEGIAGSDSFVPNSCSLSSVKEQIAVLTGPNMAGKSTFIRQVALIAFLAHTGSWVPAEECRVGWIDRIFSRVGASDELARGHSTFMVEMNETANILNNSSERSLVILDEIGRGTSTYDGLSIAWAVIESLHGDRESGPRTLFATHYHELTKLAETLPRLRNFSVAVKEWNDEIVFMRQVIPGAADRSYGIQVARLAGIPQPVVDRAKQILETLEGGHIASDAPPLTTRRREKTPSLSDNQLDLFS from the coding sequence ATGACTGCCAAGAAGGAAACGCCCATGATGAGGCAATATCGTTCGGTCAAGAAAGACCTGCCGGAAGGCTGTCTCCTCCTGTTTCGTCTCGGTGACTTTTATGAAATGTTCGAGGAGGACGCCGAGACGGGTGCCAGAGTTCTTGGGATCACTCTCACCAAACGCCACGACATGCCTATGGCAGGCATTCCGTATCACGCCGCGGATAATTACATTCAAAAGGTTCTCGATGCTGGGCTCAAAGTCGCCATTTGCGAGCAAACCGAGGTGCCCAAGGCAGGCAAATTAGTCGAACGTGCACTCACCCGGATTTTGACACCGGGAACGGTTCTTGAAGACAAGCAACTCGATCCCCGATCTGGAGCGTGGCTCGCCTCGATCAACTGGGATAAAAGAGGCCTTCACGCTGCATGGCTCGATTTGTCTGCAGGTCTCTTTGAGATCGCCAGCGAAACGAACGTTGAGGATCTCGTCAGTTGTATCGACGCACTAGGCCCGACCGAAATCCTTATTCCCTCACACCTGAACCGCGGGAACCTTCCAGAAGATCTCGATTGGCTCATTCGCAATTCCACGGTAACCGAGCTTGATCGTGAAGAAACCGAAAGCCGCGATCCCGCAGGAGAGGTAGCCAGAACCCTAGGCGCGCTTTCACTCGATGGATTTGGAATCGCAGCAGACCACCCTGGCCTTGGGCCCGCTGCCACTTTGATTCGCTACACCTCTGAGATGCTTCGGGCACAACCGGGTAATCTACGATTCTTGAGGTGGAGACGCCTCAGTGACACGGTCCTCCTTGACTCTTCAACGCTCAGAAACCTTGAGATTTTTTCCGTCACACAGGGCGGTCGCAAGGGGTCTCTCATCGATTGCTTCGATCACTGTGTCACCGCTGCCGGATCGCGACTGCTTGAGCGTTGGTTTGCAAACCCTGTTCATGACCTCAGTGAACTCGGCCGCCGGCAATCGCTTGTTGGCCTCTTCCACGACCAAACCATCGAAGCGGCGGAAATTCGCGACTTACTCCGACAGACTCGCGACCTAGTGCGCATTTTAGGAAGATTACAGAACAAGATTCGAAACCCGCGGGAACTCGGTGGTATTCGCGACACCTTACGACAACTCCCTCAAATCGCCGGTTTCCTCAATCGTCTCTCGCAACCGGAAGCAATGAAGATCGCAAGACGGATTGGAGACTTTTCGGATCTTCGGACGACGCTCGAGAAAACCCTTTCTGACGAGTTGCCCGGCTCGCTCAATGAAGGAGGTGTCCTCCGGGACGGTTATGATCCGGAACTGGATCGCCTGCGATCTCTGGTGCGGAACGCACGGACCTGGGTATCGGATCGTGAACAGGAGGAACGGAGAAAAACCGGGATAAAGAATCTTCGTATCAAGTACAACGGCAGCTTCGGCTACTTTATCGAAGTCACAAAGGCGAATCTTTCTCTTGTGCCGGACGACTACCTGCGAAAGCAGACGATGACAAACGCGGAGCGGTACTACACAGTCGAACTCAAGGAGAAAGAGAAGGAAATCTTGAATGCGGAGGGCAAGGCAATCGAGCTTGAGGAAGAACTCTTTCGGGATCTCATCGAGGCTGTTTTGCGGGAAGCGGATCGTTTGACACAGGCGGCGGAAGCACTTGCGGAATGCGATCTGCTGATTGCTTGGGCAGAGCTCGCCCGCCAACGCGACTATGTGAGACCCGTAGTCGATACAGGCACCTCAATCGAAGTAATCAACGGTCGGCATCCCATCATCGAGGAGTCACTTCGTCACTCACCGGAAGGTATAGCCGGATCGGACAGTTTTGTTCCGAATAGTTGTTCGCTTTCATCCGTGAAAGAGCAAATCGCAGTTCTTACAGGGCCAAACATGGCCGGAAAATCCACCTTTATAAGGCAGGTGGCCTTGATAGCCTTTCTCGCCCACACCGGCTCATGGGTTCCTGCAGAGGAGTGCAGAGTTGGCTGGATTGACCGCATTTTCTCCCGAGTGGGAGCGAGCGACGAGCTGGCAAGGGGTCACAGCACCTTCATGGTCGAAATGAACGAGACCGCCAACATCCTCAACAATTCTTCGGAGCGTTCGCTCGTTATTCTCGACGAAATCGGGCGCGGAACCAGCACCTACGATGGGCTATCGATTGCCTGGGCGGTAATCGAAAGTCTTCACGGCGATCGGGAAAGCGGTCCGAGAACTCTTTTTGCCACACACTATCACGAGTTGACCAAACTCGCCGAAACTCTGCCAAGACTACGGAACTTCTCGGTAGCGGTGAAGGAATGGAACGATGAGATTGTCTTCATGCGACAGGTAATCCCCGGTGCAGCAGACCGATCCTATGGAATCCAAGTAGCGCGGCTAGCTGGAATCCCTCAACCCGTTGTTGATCGTGCCAAACAAATCCTTGAAACTCTCGAGGGTGGCCACATCGCCTCGGATGCCCCACCCTTGACTACCCGTCGCAGAGAGAAAACACCGTCTCTATCCGACAATCAACTGGACCTATTTAGCTAG
- a CDS encoding molybdenum cofactor biosynthesis protein MoaE — MSFTLLAEPINPGSLREKMLHPQAGAFSNYEGWVRSQNEKKEVTALSYTAYPELAQTVAETILSEAKERFDIIDCRCVHRTGLLEVGDLAVWIGVTSSHRESAFLACRYIIDNVKHRIPIWKKESYIDGTSAWIENHEVGDPAPTGLPGNLPNHSHGD, encoded by the coding sequence ATGAGCTTCACTCTTCTAGCTGAGCCCATCAACCCCGGGTCCCTCCGCGAAAAGATGTTGCACCCGCAAGCCGGTGCGTTCTCCAACTACGAGGGTTGGGTGCGCAGTCAGAATGAAAAAAAGGAAGTCACCGCCCTTTCCTACACCGCTTATCCCGAACTTGCCCAAACAGTGGCGGAAACGATTTTAAGCGAAGCAAAAGAGCGTTTTGACATTATCGATTGCAGATGTGTCCACCGGACCGGACTTCTCGAGGTGGGAGACCTTGCGGTATGGATCGGCGTTACATCGTCGCACCGAGAGAGTGCCTTTCTCGCCTGTCGCTACATCATTGATAACGTTAAACACAGGATTCCTATTTGGAAAAAGGAGTCCTACATAGACGGAACTTCTGCCTGGATCGAAAACCACGAGGTTGGAGACCCCGCTCCTACGGGCCTACCTGGTAATCTTCCCAATCACAGTCATGGAGATTAG
- a CDS encoding sulfite exporter TauE/SafE family protein → MLEHLPLLVGFFVVALLYSSVGHGGASGYLAIMAIAGFAPEMIRPTALVLNMVVSLVGTLAFLRRGYFSGGLFWPFLCGAVPFAFLGGTLDLSSGVYRIVLGLALCFAIGRLFLPAPDPKEMRKPQIWIMVCCGALIGFLSGIVGVGGGIFLTPLVILMGWSDAKTAAAISAPFVFINSLAGLVGLQPVVADFYPHLPLLIVIVLVAGLLGSNWGSGRANQRQIRIALGSVLAVASIKLFLS, encoded by the coding sequence ATGCTAGAGCATCTGCCGCTTTTAGTGGGGTTTTTCGTTGTTGCGTTGCTTTACTCATCAGTTGGTCACGGAGGTGCTTCTGGATATTTAGCGATCATGGCGATTGCCGGGTTTGCCCCAGAGATGATTCGTCCAACGGCTCTCGTCCTCAATATGGTTGTTTCTCTGGTGGGAACCCTCGCATTTCTCCGCCGTGGATATTTTTCGGGAGGTCTTTTCTGGCCGTTCCTCTGCGGTGCTGTCCCTTTTGCCTTTCTGGGTGGTACTTTGGATCTTTCGTCCGGAGTTTACCGAATCGTTCTCGGACTGGCGCTCTGTTTTGCTATAGGCCGACTTTTCCTCCCGGCTCCAGATCCGAAGGAAATGCGAAAACCGCAGATCTGGATCATGGTGTGCTGCGGTGCCTTGATTGGGTTCCTCTCCGGAATTGTCGGAGTAGGGGGTGGAATCTTTCTGACGCCGTTGGTGATCTTGATGGGATGGTCAGACGCGAAGACGGCGGCTGCCATTTCAGCACCGTTCGTTTTTATCAATTCCCTCGCTGGTCTGGTGGGATTACAGCCGGTTGTGGCGGATTTTTACCCGCATTTACCACTCCTTATCGTCATCGTCTTGGTAGCAGGACTTCTTGGGTCAAACTGGGGGAGTGGGAGAGCGAATCAACGGCAGATTAGGATCGCTCTTGGCTCTGTGCTCGCAGTGGCCTCGATCAAGCTTTTCCTTTCCTGA
- a CDS encoding Sua5/YciO/YrdC/YwlC family protein, producing MENSESSNLLRWGGNIEERLGSEVISREGGVIVSPTKVGYIIMTTDRKGLERKFRVKNRKRNKPGVVLCSSIEQLEELAELNPQIQKLYTTCWEKDILLGCILPWRGDSIDRYVPEGSKALMMDARQTSCFVVRFGVPSENVCRMLWDDGRKLVFASSANPSGQGNRGVISGIGSAIEEGVDLRIEADDYVRGIQPEATLETRYEQGVMVSMVDRTGQLVPEQPEDTRLEENCPVLIRKGLDCERIQMLLSDNFNSWNYRHGDYY from the coding sequence ATGGAAAATAGCGAATCGAGTAACCTCCTCCGCTGGGGCGGTAATATTGAAGAACGATTGGGAAGTGAGGTCATCTCTCGCGAAGGAGGCGTCATCGTATCGCCTACCAAGGTTGGTTATATCATTATGACGACCGATCGCAAAGGTCTAGAGCGCAAGTTTCGGGTCAAGAATCGCAAAAGAAATAAGCCAGGCGTCGTCTTATGCTCCTCAATTGAGCAGCTCGAAGAACTCGCGGAGTTGAACCCTCAAATACAAAAGTTATATACCACCTGCTGGGAAAAAGACATTCTGCTTGGATGTATCTTGCCGTGGAGAGGTGACTCGATCGATAGGTATGTCCCAGAGGGTTCTAAGGCACTAATGATGGATGCAAGGCAGACGTCCTGCTTTGTAGTTCGCTTTGGAGTGCCTTCAGAAAATGTTTGTAGGATGTTGTGGGATGACGGGAGAAAACTCGTTTTCGCCTCATCGGCAAATCCCTCGGGTCAGGGCAACCGCGGTGTAATTTCAGGAATCGGTTCGGCAATCGAAGAGGGAGTCGATCTGCGGATCGAGGCGGACGACTACGTCCGTGGTATTCAACCGGAAGCGACTCTCGAAACTCGGTATGAACAAGGTGTGATGGTCTCCATGGTCGATAGGACCGGCCAATTAGTCCCTGAACAGCCTGAAGACACCCGCCTCGAGGAAAACTGCCCGGTGCTCATTCGCAAAGGTCTCGATTGCGAACGGATTCAAATGCTCCTCTCTGACAATTTTAACTCATGGAATTACCGCCACGGAGACTACTACTAG
- a CDS encoding MOSC domain-containing protein → MEIRAIFLSKGHDFKGRFGKGRLENSIESVTEASCVAGKGLVGDRYFGFKENFKGQITFFDWAVFEEVRTHFSLSDLEPSVFRRNVITSGLDLNSLIGQSFEVQGVKFEGSEECAPCFWMDEAVAPGTETFLKGRGGLRARILSDGSIRKGKA, encoded by the coding sequence ATGGAGATTAGAGCAATCTTCCTTTCGAAAGGACACGATTTCAAGGGTCGCTTTGGCAAAGGCAGACTCGAGAACTCCATCGAATCCGTAACCGAAGCCTCCTGCGTAGCTGGAAAAGGGCTGGTCGGAGACCGCTACTTTGGCTTCAAAGAAAATTTCAAAGGACAGATCACGTTTTTTGACTGGGCGGTATTTGAGGAGGTCCGGACTCATTTCTCCCTTAGCGATCTCGAGCCCTCTGTCTTTCGTCGAAATGTCATCACATCCGGTTTGGATTTGAATTCACTCATCGGACAGAGCTTTGAGGTTCAAGGAGTGAAGTTCGAGGGAAGTGAAGAATGCGCACCCTGTTTCTGGATGGATGAGGCAGTGGCACCGGGAACGGAAACCTTCCTCAAAGGTCGGGGCGGTCTTCGGGCCAGAATCCTCTCTGACGGGAGCATCAGGAAAGGAAAAGCTTGA
- a CDS encoding MoaD/ThiS family protein → MRVTVLYFAQLADLAEKQSEELTIGYSSPEQLFKELKETYGFANEFRQIQVAINDRLSSHDISLKEGDRIAFLPPMSGG, encoded by the coding sequence ATGAGAGTGACGGTCCTTTATTTTGCCCAGCTCGCTGATTTGGCGGAAAAGCAAAGCGAAGAGTTGACCATTGGCTACTCTTCTCCCGAGCAACTTTTCAAGGAGCTCAAGGAAACCTACGGGTTCGCCAACGAATTCCGCCAGATTCAAGTGGCGATCAATGACCGACTTTCGAGTCACGATATCAGCCTGAAAGAGGGAGATCGTATAGCGTTCTTGCCTCCGATGAGCGGGGGATGA
- a CDS encoding alpha/beta fold hydrolase, producing MAINQETSISVPNRKGKINARVLSEGLGEVQRPLVILHGLLGSSRNWLSVGKALGEKRLVYGLDLPDHGESEWSDSPSFETMSERIVSWLDEEKIEKADWLGHSLGGKVAMRIASYFPDRVEKLVLADIFPRVYPPHHAKDFTAMERLDVANLPDRKTADEHLSQLVADWGLRQFLLTNLERKSDSGFRWIVNLEGLRSNLPTLAGLPYEDREPLECPTLLIYGGRSDFVRQEDLEEAGEFFSDARGARLANAGHNLHVEAKEEFVRVVREFLEG from the coding sequence ATGGCGATCAATCAAGAGACTTCCATTTCCGTTCCAAATCGCAAAGGGAAAATCAATGCGAGGGTCCTGTCTGAAGGTTTAGGGGAGGTCCAGCGTCCATTGGTAATTTTGCATGGGCTTCTTGGCTCCTCTCGCAATTGGTTGAGTGTGGGGAAGGCACTTGGCGAAAAGCGCCTCGTTTACGGGCTTGATCTTCCGGATCACGGCGAGTCGGAATGGAGCGATAGTCCTTCTTTTGAAACTATGTCGGAGCGGATTGTCTCTTGGTTAGACGAAGAGAAGATCGAGAAAGCAGACTGGCTAGGGCACAGTTTGGGAGGAAAGGTCGCTATGAGGATTGCCTCCTATTTTCCCGATCGCGTGGAAAAACTGGTGTTGGCAGACATTTTTCCGCGGGTATACCCGCCGCATCACGCGAAGGATTTCACTGCGATGGAAAGATTGGATGTCGCGAACCTACCAGACCGAAAAACAGCGGATGAGCATCTGAGCCAACTGGTGGCGGACTGGGGTCTACGACAGTTTCTCCTTACGAATTTGGAGCGGAAATCGGACAGCGGATTTAGATGGATCGTCAATTTGGAAGGCTTGCGTAGTAACCTCCCGACTCTGGCAGGATTGCCCTACGAAGATCGGGAGCCGCTAGAGTGTCCAACTCTTCTGATTTACGGCGGGCGTTCCGACTTTGTGCGACAGGAGGATCTTGAGGAGGCAGGAGAATTCTTTTCTGACGCACGTGGTGCGCGACTCGCCAATGCCGGGCACAACCTCCACGTTGAAGCAAAGGAGGAGTTTGTCAGGGTGGTGAGAGAGTTTTTGGAGGGATGA
- the moaC gene encoding cyclic pyranopterin monophosphate synthase MoaC encodes MDFTHLDDSRKPRMVDVSGKKPTERIATAECYVHLGLELIDRLNKNDWSSSKGPIFETAIIAGTLAAKKTADLIPFCHPLPLKDVKIDISQSDESKIRISARVKVLDQTGVEMEALTAVSVAALTIYDMCKSISHSISIESCRLVSKSGGKSDFRE; translated from the coding sequence ATGGATTTCACTCATCTCGATGACAGTCGAAAGCCTCGCATGGTAGATGTGTCCGGAAAGAAGCCAACGGAACGCATCGCCACAGCGGAGTGTTATGTTCACCTAGGCCTCGAACTAATCGACCGTCTGAACAAGAACGACTGGTCGTCATCGAAAGGGCCCATCTTCGAAACTGCTATCATCGCGGGGACACTCGCTGCGAAGAAAACTGCCGACCTGATCCCCTTTTGTCATCCGCTTCCCCTAAAGGATGTGAAGATCGATATCTCTCAGTCCGACGAATCGAAGATCCGCATTTCGGCTCGGGTAAAGGTACTCGACCAGACCGGAGTTGAGATGGAGGCTCTTACCGCTGTAAGCGTTGCCGCATTGACGATATACGATATGTGCAAGTCTATCTCCCACAGTATCAGCATTGAAAGCTGCCGCCTCGTCTCCAAGTCGGGCGGAAAGTCGGATTTCCGTGAATGA